The Mangifera indica cultivar Alphonso chromosome 19, CATAS_Mindica_2.1, whole genome shotgun sequence nucleotide sequence GTGAGAATTAAGccaatttttattagtttatttaattggTCTATGAAAACTTGTTTTTACAGAGGttattgtcaatttttttttacaatggttggtttcttcattttttgCGTAAACTTTGTAGTTATGGTTGAgtaatgatttttataattgttcTATGATAGATCGGtgtaatgaattaaaaattaaaagttctacctcataaatttgttttttctgatcatcatttttgtttttctgatttttttgatttttcttaaccaatattttggaaaaaaaaaagaagataaagattAACTTTGTCTAGCTCAACTTTTTTGCAGGAAAACAGAGCTATTGAGAAAGAACACATTGCCTAATTTCCCTCCTAGCAGCATTCTTAGATGATTATATTATGAAGGTCGTTCTTCACAAAGATTTAACAGTGCGTGCTTTTTTCTCTAAGGCCTAATTCATGTTTGTTCGTTATGTTTCAAATTCttctaaaacaataaaagatgtAGTGCACAAATGCATGCTTGTGCAATATGTTGGAGTTTGCCGCTTTCTTGTCTATGTAACAGTGAAATTTGTTTCTTTGTCTTCTTAGTTTGAATCTTATGTGTTTGCTTGCAAGGTgcatttgttttattattgagTGAGAGGTGCATTTAAGTTaagttgagcttgagtttagaataatttaaattcaattcagcTTAAGAAGAGttgaaatcaagtttaaattcaagttttatgACTTCCTCTTAAAATAGTTTGAGTttcatttagtttaaaaaaagtcaagCTTGAAGCTAGATATTGTAgttgactcaaatcaaatcaaaatttttaaacttatgaaTTTAATGAGTTAAACACTTTTTAAGTTCgaacttgaaaatataaaactctTAAACTCAAGTTCGAATTAGATgagttcattttaaatttattcaagttaaactaaAAAATGATCTCAAATCAGCtcgatttaaatctaattttaagaTTTCTATTAGTATGACATATTATATTTACTAGTTTCATAGGTCTTAAACAGTGCTTTAAAACCATACCTCGTTGGTTTAATTGAAAATCAGtgtcaaatttaatttggtttaaattatggTTAAAACACATTTTTATCATCTGATAAGGTTAATTTGGCTTTGAATTGAGCGAATCATGATGGATCGCAGTTAAATGGTTGGGTTTACAAAGCTTTGTTTCTCACATTGATAGttgttaaaaattgaaactgaACTTAGCTTTTGGTATTATGCTTgaacacaaaaatatttttgttgtcgaatgttatttaataaatatatttaatatataattttaattatattatcttaacGTTACCTGTTCACCGGGCCAGTCAACTTGGAGACCGGCCCCTTTGACCAGCTTATGGTTCGCCGTGAGTCTAAAATCAGTGGATTTGGTTTTAATTATCTAACGAGAAGTAAAGGACGGGCTTCATCCATGCATATGAAAAATTAGACAGGCCTAGCTCGCACCAAGGAGGATGGATGGGCCGAGTCTGGACTTTGGCCGGGCTTTACAGCCCATCCCAATTGCTTCTAAATCCTCCAATCAGATGCTCAGTATAAGTATTTACACATCCATATACATATACGGATATACCTCCAGAAAAAGCAGACGGTCCCGGGAAACAAGTCTGGAACCTTCCAAAATCCATTTCCCCATCTCTCGTCTCCTCCTCCTAGTTCTACCGAAACCCAAACCAAACCCTATCCATGGCGGAGCATTTGGCTTCGATCTTTGGCACAGAGAAGGACCGCGTCAACTGTCCCTTTTATTTCAAGATCGGCGCCTGTCGTCACGGTGACCGTTGCTCTCGCCTCCATAATCGCCCCACGACCTCCCCGACTCTCTTACTGTCAAACATGTACCAGCGCCCTGACATGATCACTCCAGGCGTCGACGCCCAGGGCCAGCCAATCGACCCTCGCAAAATCCAAGAACACTTTGAGGACTTCTACGAAGACATCTTTGAAGAACTCGGCAAGTTCGGTGAGATCGAGAGCCTTAATGTCTGCGATAACCTCGCCGACCACATGATCGGAAATGTTTATGTCCAGTTTAAAGAGGAAGACCAAGCTGCCGCCGCTTTACAAGCTCTGCAAGGAAGATTTTATTCCGGTCGTCCGATAATAGCCGATTTCTCTCCAGTGACGGATTTCCGTGAAGCCACGTGTCGGCAATTCGAGGAGAATAACTGTAACCGAGGCGGGTATTGTAATTTTATGCACGTGAAACTGATTGGGCGGGATTTAAGGAGGAAGCTATTTGGGAGGTACCGTGGATATCGTATTAGTAGAAGCAGGAGCCGGAGTCTGAGTCCGAGACACAGAAGAGATAAGGATTATTATGATAGGCGTGATAGAGATAGAGATTATAGGGATAGGGACCGGGACCGGGACCGTGGAAGGTACAAATATGATAGAGACAGCAGAGACAGAGATGATAGAAAGAGAATACACTCTACGCCTAGAAGGAGCAGGAGTCCTGTTAGAGAGGGAAGTGAGGAGCGTAGAGCAAGAATTGAACAATGGAACCGAGAAAGGGAAGAGAATCTGTGACCTAACTAGTGGTAAATCATTTTAGTTGGCTCGGATACTTgctttattatcaatttttttcttttaattccgGATTCAAAGTGTCATGTCATGGTTTTGTTACTGGTCTGTGATAGTTATCTGACTCCAGTAGTTTTGAGTTGCTGCTTTAGTGCTACTCTTATCAACCGGGATTGTTGAGCTTATGTGTTCTGTTCATTGTTTGCCTCCTTGTTGTATGCAAAACCTGTAACTCCTATTTAGGCTGATcatcttttgtttttaagttCTCTTGTCCACTTTTGTTGTGGACATCTTGTAAATTTTCATCAGTTTTCTTTTACCAGTCTCGTTTCATTGAGGTTAATGGTTGGCTTTGTTTAGGATGCTTCAAACTTATTCGGATGAATGAGAGATGCTTCTAGCTGGGTGATTATATACTCACTGTGTGATGGTAATTAGATTCTgtttttagttaataaataacTCTTAGTCTCATCTGGATTTTAAACACTTACACGTGGATGCCAAGTTGGGGTATACAATAATACTTCATGTACAAACGGTTGGATACTAACAGTTGCAAAGAAAGTCATATGTCACAAGTATAAATGGTTGGGTACTCATGGTTACGAAGAAAGTGATATGTCATAAGGACAAACGATCAGGTAATAGTGGTTACAAAGAGTgttatatttcataatataattgaatgattatgaattagagataacaattagataagtTAATTTCTTTGAATCCATTAGTACCCACTATATGCACATATAGTCTTATCGTGGggatatttattaatataggAGTTTTGTTTTCAGGCTACATATTATGTAGTGAGTTTAGCTCCCGAagatatttttagaatttgttACTCCTTATAGACTATGTCTGGTTGTTTTTTAGACTCACTCGCAGggatatttattaatataggAGTTTTGTTTTCAGGCTAAAGATTATGTAGTGATGTTAGCtcctgaagaatttttttttttttgaattaattactCCTAATGGACTAAATCTGAACCTGGTGTTGGTTCTCTGGACAGAATAGACTAAATCTAATTTCGCCAATGTTTTTTTTACAATCATGATAAATGCATTGAAGGTTTGGCTTCAACTTCAAGGCCTATTGTGTATAACTAGTAAACCAGGGGGGTTTCAAGAGTTTGTTTAGTTATTGTCCTTTTTATCTGACTACCGTTATTTCATTATTGTGTTTGGAGAGCATTTAATGTTCTGACCTGCAATATGCAAGGTGAATATAGGTCCATATTTTATTGTGGTTTTTAGATAACCTTGAATCTACAGCAATTTAGTGTGTCTAAGTTGAGCCCTACCTGATACTGaagtctttttgtttttgtatgaGCTAGTCTTAATAGACTAAGTTCAGTAAGAACCATACTCAGTTTGTTATAACATTGAATGTGGCTCTTATTTTCTGTTATTTAATGTTGTAGAACATAGCACCAGAGTGAACCTTTTAATGTGAAATAGTTCCCCAACAAGTGTCTGTTAGATTAGgtttttaatgcataaataTGTGAGATTGGCTTTAGTGTCAGCCGTGCATGttagatgaaaaaaatggaTATTCTGGATGCTACCACTGTTTTGGATTGtgtcataaaattatataatttattatttaaaaaacttatctCATGAGCGAAAACTAATTTAGGGAGCCTTCACTTTATGGGGCTCTACTGAAGACTATAAGAGTAGGGTCATAAGTGGGttctgatttttttcttttactcataatcaaactcatattttttttcctaatgtttctttcttgtttctttcgAGCAAAGATTCTAGGGCTGAATCTGTTCCTGACTTGACAGAATTTGTCAGAATTCACAGTAAGTCATTCACTTAGTTTCTTAATCTTGCACCTTTGATTCTTTCATTGACTTCAGAGGAAAATGTACTGTGGATGGGAAAACtgattttaagattattttactatttGTAGGTGCAGTAGATTCAATATCATCTTTCTTATTATTGTTGTGGGTTAAGCAAAAATACGTAGCACCATTAGATTGGTTATTCTATTCTCAGGAAGAACTATGTCAATCTTTATGGATAAATTCTGTctcctaattttctttttctcttttcctaaTTCCAGTGCATAAGTCGTCTGTCATGTTGTGCAAAGTTAATTGAGTTTGTATGATTGCCAAGCTTTACACTTTCTTTACCTTCTttatagggttggatttgatttaaGCTATTTGAACTTGGATtgaatccaaaataaaattgtcttttaagTTCGAGCGATAGTTTATCAATCTCATGCTAGCTCTTTGGAATTTACATTGACAAGTACTTTCTTTGGGTCGGGATCAAATCGAGCCCTGCTTCTCTAGCTACTGGATGCGTTGTTTCAGTACTAATGAGTAAGCTCGATCATTTGTTCAAAGCTTCTGGGAACACTAGTATAATAATGCTGTAAATATATCATGACCCATGAAGAACTCCTAATGTTAAGGAAATGTTTCAGGGGTATTCCTTTCTAGCTGGAGCATAAATGATGATTGGCCGCATTTTAAACCTGATTCCACCTCTGAAACTATAACTTCACAATCATTTAGTCTAAGGTGATGTACTATTCAGATTTAGCTTTTGTATTCTTTAACTTCACAAAATGCAGTGCAAGACTTTATGAGTGTATTGTTAGTGTAATAAATGTCTTGAGGTGATTGGTAAGCCTTTTCGATCATTGAAGGTGGGAGCAAATCTGATGGCTCTGAAGTGGAGGTTGGTATATCCCTTAGAAATCCACTCTTCAGTGAAGGGATAATCTAAGGTAATATACTGTTCAGCTTCCGAGGCCGGGAGTTTTATAGGCTTATTATTTGGTCAGGAAAATGCTAACAAATGCAATCATTGCCTACTAAGCAGTTGATTACGCTAAATTTACGTGGGGAAACGGTTTGACGGGGAAGATCAAAAAGCAGTTGATTACGctgcattgaattttttttttttaaatgtaattcaATTTGACCTAAATTGAATTTGTCTTACTTTGGAAAAGTTATTCGGtcacttaaaaaatttagtcCAACAATAAAAgggtattataattttttcactttGTACACCCCTGTCAGAATAACAGATTTTATTAAGGGGGATTAACTATGGGtagaaaattgttttttctcaaagtttaagggtgagaaaaaaattcgtttagttttgggtgaaaaatgtcTTTTCCAAAGTTTAAACGCGGAAAAACGAATCGTTAAATAATGGGTGAAAAAGTCATTCAGCTTTACAATTCAAAGCAGCTCAATTTTAAAACCATCGAACCTtcgaaatttattttattttttgaaacagAACCAGATTACTCCACGTGTACAGCCAAGATCGCTTCTCATGCTCCACTTGCTGTGTTTCCATTGGTCGAATGACGGCAACACAGTCTAATGGATCACATGTTGCGCGGAACGTTTTTTATTTGTCCACGTCATCAATCGCTAGTATGTATGTGGCTTCTGACCAAACCTGCACACAGAGGAACGGTTATGGTAAATGTAGATCAGTCTTTTGCTTGCTCACGAAGCAGCCAAATACGCGTCCAAGACTGTCGCATTATCACGATATATTTGGCCTTCGTTCAGCATCTATGAAAAatagtcttcttcttcttttattttttcatttgtttgcttttgtttttaacttttgcTAGTAAATAGTTATGGAAGATAACGTGTTTATCGAATATGACATTGATTGGAACGATCTTTTCACGGAATTGTCGGATCCATCACCGGCGGAGACTTTCTCGAATCCGTCGTCAGACGTTTTGGTGTCTTCGTGGGCTGCGGAGATCGAAAGCTTGTTAATGAAGGATAATGATGATGACGACCAATTAGAGCTGCTGAATCAGCAATCGCTCGACAATTTCTTTTCAGATATACTTGTTGATTCACCTGCTGCTGCTTCTGCGGAGGTCATTGACGTGGCGGCTGCGACTGATAAAGACTCTAATGTTTCCGATGAATCTGTTCCTGTTACTCCAGAGGAGGAAGAGAAGCGCGTCCACGAAATAGAAGCCAATGACAACAACTATAGCAGCGAAAATAATGACACCAGTAACAATGATAAGGATGGCGATGCTGACGGAGCTGACGATCCCATCTCCAAGAAACGGAGAAGGTATCTCTAgttccttaaaaaaattatttttaaaccctaatagttttttaaggtttaattaGGATGCTTGAGATTGATAAATTGAACTTTGTGGACAAGATATTGATGTAAGTTTGTAGTCTGAGTATCTTTGTCTTCGTTCTGATTCTGATGCTTTTATCATATCTATggacaattatatttttaatgatgtataattttggaaaatttaattttatattgtatgtATGGAATGAGAATTAAAAAGGGTGTTTGgtcatttatatgattttccaGACAGTTGAGAAACAGGGATGCAGCAGTTAGATCGAGGGAGCGGAAGAAGACGTATGTGAAGGATCTTGAAATGAAGAGCAGGTACTTAGAAGGCGAATGCAGGAAACTGGGGCGGTTGCTTCAGTGTGTTCTTGCAGAAAATCAAGTTCTTCGTCTTAGTTTACAAAAAGGCAGTGCATTTGGTGCATCCTCAGCCAAGCAGGAGTCTGCCGTGCTCTTGTTGGGTATGGCTCATGAATCatctttcatttgtttttgctCATTTCTGATCCTTGCTGCTATTGTAGTTGTCAAGGTGCCAAGTTGGAACTACAGATAAATCTgtatatgattcttttttttaaattgtcgATTGCATTGTGTTGGTTCTGATCTTTTCAGGCTCATGTAAGGCTGTCAATTAGGCTTGGATTCCAACTGAGCCGAACTCAAATTGAGCCAAATTCTGAGCTAAGCTGGATTGGAGCGGATCCAGCCCTAGTTATAATACCATATAACTTGATTATATGGCATTTTTACATAACATTGTTCTGTTTTGCACATTTACTTCTCAAATgcagaaataaaaataaaaaataacaacagGAATgacacaaataaatttaaatatgttttattaacaGTCAATGCCATCATATTCAAACATGCTTGTTCAATTATAGGTATTGAGTTTGTACAGCTTTTTGCCAAATCATTATTCTGGTTTGGTTTCATTTAGTTACCAAGTTTATCTTCTGTGGCTTTCATTTGGGATGTTCCTTCTAATTTGTTGATCTTTTCAGTATTTTTTAAGTATCTTTGATCTTCCTTGATTTGCAGAATCCCTGCTGTTGGGTTCCCTGCTTTGGTTCCTGGGCATCATCAGCCTGTTTATCCCCACACTAATCCAGACAAATCTGGAGTTGGTTCCACTGGAAAACGTCGAAGAGAAAGCTCTTGGAAATCTGGCTCCAAGAGGAGCAGAAAGTAAGTTTTTGATATTCTCTATGTTAAAATCTCGGAGATGCAAAGCTTCAAGgacaaagatgaaaatgagaGATGATATTCTTAGAGTTTTGGCATGATGCTTCCTTTTTACGAGTGAGTGAGAACATATCGAATCCTTTTTTATGAGGGGATGCTGAAGGTTGAATAGCTAGAAACAGAATACTAGGGAACAGTTATAATGTTACAGGAGTCTATAAGAACTATGATATGTTATGGACATTTGTTCTCTGTGCTTTcgttttaagttatttttatgatataatattgaTAGTTTCTTGTTTGGTTTAATAAGATGTGGTTTTTATAATTCAGTCCCTCTTGGAGATTTCATAGAAGATGAAAAACATTAAGATGCAAGATATCGCCTTGAATAATTCACTTAGCCTGAGTTTGACCTACAAATCCTTGGCTGTCTGGTAGTTGTGTTTGAGGAATCAAAACTGGTATCAAGCAGATGAATGAAGTTGAACTTGGGGTAGGATTCAATCCAGGCTGAGCCCAAATAAATCTCAACTTGAGATTGGTTTGAATCTTAGATCGAGGTCTATCTCTATTTTAGATAGACAAGTtgagatttgaattaaatatgaaatagaGAAAATGCTCAAAAGAGATGTTGAGAGTGGTTCTGTCAGGGATACCCAGACTGCATGCATACATACAAACGTGTTCTTATAGTTGGGTTCTGTTTTGGTACAGGCAAGTTAGTGGACTTCTCTTAATTTACATGATTACCCTTACCAGTATATCCATCCAATGTGCATGACTAAGGttggattaaaataaaaaagaattaatttgcGATCGGTTAAAGGTTGATgagttgaaatttaaatttgattaaaaagcAATTTAACATTAGATTGGatctaaattaatttgaattcggCTCATTTAATGCAATTGtagttattatataataacaaattattaatatctCCTCAAACAATCTTAATACGCCCAGATGAAAAAATTGTTCTTACATCTTAAGATATTTCTTATTTACTGTAGActacattttatttttgggaaAATGAAA carries:
- the LOC123203089 gene encoding bZIP transcription factor 60-like; this encodes MEDNVFIEYDIDWNDLFTELSDPSPAETFSNPSSDVLVSSWAAEIESLLMKDNDDDDQLELLNQQSLDNFFSDILVDSPAAASAEVIDVAAATDKDSNVSDESVPVTPEEEEKRVHEIEANDNNYSSENNDTSNNDKDGDADGADDPISKKRRRQLRNRDAAVRSRERKKTYVKDLEMKSRYLEGECRKLGRLLQCVLAENQVLRLSLQKGSAFGASSAKQESAVLLLESLLLGSLLWFLGIISLFIPTLIQTNLELVPLENVEEKALGNLAPRGAESKFLIFSMLKSRRCKASRTKMKMRDDILRVLA
- the LOC123203090 gene encoding splicing factor U2af small subunit A-like: MAEHLASIFGTEKDRVNCPFYFKIGACRHGDRCSRLHNRPTTSPTLLLSNMYQRPDMITPGVDAQGQPIDPRKIQEHFEDFYEDIFEELGKFGEIESLNVCDNLADHMIGNVYVQFKEEDQAAAALQALQGRFYSGRPIIADFSPVTDFREATCRQFEENNCNRGGYCNFMHVKLIGRDLRRKLFGRYRGYRISRSRSRSLSPRHRRDKDYYDRRDRDRDYRDRDRDRDRGRYKYDRDSRDRDDRKRIHSTPRRSRSPVREGSEERRARIEQWNREREENL